From the Labeo rohita strain BAU-BD-2019 chromosome 21, IGBB_LRoh.1.0, whole genome shotgun sequence genome, the window CAGCGTTTCTCGGAATGTTCGGGATTCCGTTTTCCCATCCTTGGAGTGCATCTGAAGGATCTGATTGCCGTCCATGTGGCCCTGCCTGATTGGTTTGACCCCGAGAAGACTAGGGTCAACCTAACCAAGACCCATCAATTGTACGCCATCCTGGAAGAGCTGGCGCTCATTCAAAGCACTCCACCCAGTATAGAAGCCAATTCAGACCTGCTGAATCTGCTTATAGTAAGTCTATTATGGGATGGGTTTGTtgtaatcaaaatgattttttcccccatttttttggggattctttgatgaatagaaagtaaaaatatattttaaagtatatatggGTCAATGACGTGACACCAACATTTTCTGTCCGATTGCATTTTTTCAGTTACAAattagtttaaatgcattaaaaagatgcCATGTATATGAAGTACCTCTCCTATGTATGGACCcactttaacttttcaaaaaagattagttaatttaaattgttttgttattcaaagtgtcaaaatgtcatgtggtgcgaccatcaagAAACTACCATTTTGGAAATTTATGTTAAAATCCATTCAAAGATAGGACTTTGCATCATTTAGCAATTTGTCAATGACCCATGGAAGCATCAAGCAGGTTTGTAACTCTCTTttaaactttgaaaaaaaaaacctttttaacagCTGGTATATAGTTACCACATTTGGATATCATGTGGTATGAcctaaaaaaagttaattaagttatttctacaagtatttatttttattataaatttcatagtgaccttttgtgggaagctagcttgttttatttctgtagcCAATTGTGTGCTTGTAGAatttgactgaatttgaaatatcatgtggtgcgaccactaGCTTGAGTGTCTTCAATTATAGATACATGTCCCAGATTGGCAGTTTTTCATAGTGACCTTTTGTGAGAAGCtagcttgttttatttctgtagcCAATTGTGTGCTTGTAGattttgactgaatttgaaatatcatgtggtgcgaccactaGCTTGAGTGTCTTCTATTATAGATACATGTCCCAGATTggcagtttttgtgcttttatattcaattgatagtttatatacattaaatactttattaaatatcatttggaatagatttttatgcaatttgtacaatatgagaaaaaaaatgcaaaatattaatttagagcatataattttattttggtaataatatatttattagtaatttattatttatttattaataactattttaatctgttttacCAGATTACCAGATACGTTAATTTTGACCCTGCAGTCAAGCACAAACTCCAGAtttcattttctactgtaaGAAAGATGTTCATGCTGTGATCTCAGAATCTGAGCCAGCAACCTCCCACTACTCTAAATTGAGCCTTCGCAAAGATCTGCCCCGCTTAATTACTGTTGCTACGTCCGATAAACCATGTCACTTTTATGCCACACATCATAttctcatgcagtgaaaaatacatcctGGAGCAAATAGGACACTGACAACGTGCCAACATACAAGACAGAGCTggttacttttggtatgaaGTCCATGTGttcaaattttgacatttttttaagaaattcaaacaacaaatactgttttgtggctctttaacgTGTCCTGACAGATCACCATAGTGTATCTTTTtatctttactagttatagcacgaaataaacatgaatgaacatcagaaggtatcttgtttccACCGAGATGAAACAAAAGATCCAGAAACACCACTTCTTAAGTTCAGGTCCACCGACTTTAATCTATActctgtctggtttgtttgtcagacaaaatggGGTATTCGGCATTATGATTGGTAAGATCGCCTGTTAATCAAACTCCCGGCGAAGGGTCAGTTGAGCAGCCAAGATTAGGCAAAGTTCAGAAATAACTAGTTAATGCCATGTGCTGCACTTTtctctttaaatagattttttatatatatatataaggccTTTGCGTCATTTGGAGCGACCActcatcatgtggtgcgaccaataataggaataactgtattaaaataaaaataaaatatgccatttctgtggtggaaatatgaatcactgctacagcatgcttaagtgaatggtatttttatatttttatcagtttcatgcaatttacaggaaaaattTGTCAgctaactacatttaagaaggcaactctgaaattataaaacaaaaatatgagaccattatttacaaaaactcaaaataaatgcaactttgtttctaaacactttaattGCTGAGaacatctgaaaaaaatgttatgttaagCATGTTatggaaataaattaattttaatataaatcatggtcCCACCActtgacattttttaaggctATGGTCAATTCATCGCAATGactaaaattacttaattttcaatttgaatatgaatttatgtgtacacaacaACGTCAAtgacctgtatatatatatatacttttttttttttgtaaaatattcctttaaaatataaCCATTTTCAGTGAGCTGAAATCTTTCACTGAAACttatttgaaattattgttcataatttacatttattctgttCCTGTCCAGGTGTCTTTGGACCAGTACCATTCAGAGGATGAGATATATCAGCTGTCTCTACAGAGGGAGCCTCGCAGTATTAAACTATCAGTGAGTCACCCCACCGACATAACAACTGCTCAGATAGCAAATCAGTGGCCACCATGAGGTAGAAACCACCAATTACAACCACTCATGACACAATTTGACAGATTAATTTTCCCATGTTGCTTGCATAATCCACTTACATGGAGTTGCAGCTGGGAGACTGAACCACTACTCTATAATTATTCTGTTCAACCAATGGACAGCAGTCATTTATCCATATCTACTTGTGCCTTATTTTCACTTGCTAAGTGAATGCGCCATTGATTTCTCGCCTCTTAGACTTCCAGCTCAAAGTCACAGTCTCCTCTAATAGAACGATGGGCATCTTCAGTCAAACCCAAAGCAGACCCAGCCATCATCAACAAGCACATAGAAAAAATGGTGGAGGTATGTGACCTGCACTACTTTCAgtttcatttatcatttttctgaataattatttggtttttaaataaattatttgttatattttaggGATATGTAAGGGATAAAGTGAACTGAGCTagtcattatcacaaaataaatgcaataatgaGCTATTTGCCTCACAACAGTCAGATATCGCTTGCATGTTCTAGACAGACTGTCAGTTTGTGTATTAGTGGTGGGGATTTTTCAGTGAGTCATTTTGTTGGTTACATTCTCACACAAGCAGATAGCAGCAAGTGAATTTCTTTAGGAGtgagtcagtgaatcattcactcatttgattctttcaaacacattcaGGAGTTAAACAAATGACTGACCTTATGAGTGAGACACTGAATCATTCAATCAAaccaatttgttaaaaaaaaaaaaaattgaatcagGAATTAAACAAGTGAATGAAACCTTATGAGTGagacactgaatcattcactcaacagatttgttcaaaaacattgattgattcaaaaaatgaaacaagtgaCTGATCTTATGAGTGAgacattgaatcattcactcaatcgatgtgttcaaaaacactgattcatttaaaaaaaaaaaaaaagtgactgaCTTTTCAgacacactgattcattcaggagttAAACAACTGACTGGCCTTATGAGTGAGACACGGAATCGTTCACTCAGctgtttagttaaaaaaaaaaattaaaaaattaaaccagGAATCAAACAAGTGGCTGACCTTATAATTGAGTCAATAAACCTATCACTCCAGCAATTCActtaaaaaacactgatttattcaaaaaaaaaaaaaaagtgactggccttatgagtgagtcactgaatcattcacttaaccaatccatttaaaaactgattcatttaggaataaaacAAGTGACTGACCTTATGGGTGAGTCATTGAATCTTTCACTGAACCAAATGgttaaaaaacactgattcgttcgaaaaaattaaacaaatgccTGATCTTTCAAACacactgaatcattcaggaGTTAAACAATTGACTGACCTTATGAGTGAGACTCtgagtcattcactcaaccGATTTGTTCTTATACatgaattcattaaaaaaatgaaataagtgACTGACCTTATAAGGGAGATACATTGAATCATTCTCTCATTTGatgtgttcaaaaacactgattcatttaaaaaacaaattaaaacaagttACTGgcctttttttaaacacactgATTTGTTCATTATAAGTGCAACACtcaatcatttactcaaccgatttgttcaaaaaaccTGTTTAAATCAGGAATGAAAGTGACTGACCTTATAAGTGAGTCATTAAATCTTTCACTCaaacaatttgttcaaaaacattgatttgttcaaaaaatgaaacaagtgaCTGACGTTATGAGTGAGacatgaatcattcactcagctgatttgttcaaaacgctgatcattttttaaaaaaatgtaacaagtgACTGACCTTTCAAACacgctgatttattcaggagtTAAACAATTGATTGACCTTATGAGTGAGACATTGAATCAGtcactcaactgatttgttttgaaaaaacaaccggtttgttcaaaaacattgattcatttaaaaaattaaacaagcgACTGACCTTATGAGTGACATTGAGTCATTCACTTAATCGATTTCTTCAAAAACAGTgattaattctttttttaaatgaaacaagtgaCTGACCTTTCAGACACACAGATTAATTCAGGAGTTTACCAATTGACTGACCTTATGAGTGAgacattgaatcattcactcaaccgatTTGTTCAGAAAACCTATTTGAATCAGGAATGAAAGTGACTGACcttataagtgagtcattgaatcttTCACTCAactaatttgttcaaaaacattgatttgtGCAAAAAATGACACTTGACTGACCTTATGAGTGAgacattgaatcattcactcagttgatttgttcaaacgctgatcattttttttaattaaacaagtgACTGACCTTTCACACAGTCTGATTTATTCAGGAGTTAAACAATTGATTGACCTTATGAGTGAGACACTGAATCAGtcactcaactgatttgttttgaaaaactcATTGAATcaggaatgaaacaagtgactggcctcatgagtgagtcattaaatCTTTCACTCAatctttcactttcacttaatcaatttgttcaaaaacactgattcataaAAAAGTGACTGACCTttcaaacacattgattcattcaggagttAATTATACATATAAGGCTGATTGACCTTATATGTGCAAAAccgaatcattcactcaactgatccattaaaaaaaccctcaatgaatcaggaatgaaacaagtgacTGAACAAGTTAGACATTGAGTCGTTCACTTAATCGATTTCttcaaaaacagtgatttttttttttttaaatgaaacaagtgaCTGACCTTTCAGacacactgattcatttaggagTTAAGCAATTGACTGACCTTATGAGTGAGACATTTAATCAATCActtaactgatttgttcaaagtAACTCATTGAATCAGGATTGAAACCAGTGGCTGACCTTATGAGCAAGTCATTAAATCTTTCATTCCAACAATTAATTTagaaaacactgatttattcaaaaacaaaacaagtgactgatCCTATTAGTGAGACACAGAATCATTCACTCtaccgatttgttcaaaatcactgattcattttaaaaaaatgaaacagttGATTGACTTTTCAAACACACTTCTTCATTCAGGAGTTAAACAATTGTTTGACCTTATGAGTGagacactgaatcattcactcaactgatttgttcaaaaaaaaaaaaaaaaactaattgaatcaagaatgaaacaagtgactgaccttatgagtgagtcattaaatTTTTCACTtaaccgatttgttcaaaaccaTTGATTCATTTAAGAGTTAAACAACTGACTGACCATATGAGTGAtacattgaatcattcactgatGACTCCTAAAACTTAATCAGGAATGAACAAGTGACTGACCTTAGAGTGAGTCATTAAATCTTTCACTCAACCAACTTGTTCAAAATCactgatttgttaaaaaaatgaaaagtgacTGACCTTATGAGTGAGActttgaatcattcactcatctgatgcatttaaaaaacactgatttattcaaaagcaaaacaaagtaaCTGACATTATGAGTGAGTGAGTcgttgaatcattcactcaaccgttttgttctaaaacaaaaagaaattctgttttttttctacttgATTCTGCTTTTTGtttggaaatgttttcattactGAAGCAtgtaagttatgtttttttttttttggtttacagACTGGTTGATTAAaagaaatatcatattttataattatgacattgtgctgaacaacaaacaataataaacaccAAAAATACTTATAAATCCAAGGCACTCAagtagtgtaaaaaaatataaaaagccttTTTTCGCAtgactttaaaattttaaaaacatcacatttgtgcacattttgttttaaaaccttAAAGccatgtgaatatattttttcacactACTTGTGCGCCTTGGATTTATGAGTATtttgatgtaataaaataatcctGCATCCAAAGAGCATGGATGCAAGGATTTTTTACACCCCAGCAGCAGTTTTGTGCGTttttgaatgtaataataaataatataatataataataatgcataaattGGACAATAGTCCCAGAAAGATGTGTAGGAATTTATCTTGTGGTGGAACTAAGGAGAACTAATTGTAAAATGTCTTGCTTTCAGTCAGTGTTCCAAAATTTTGACACTGATGGCGATGGCTACATTTCCCAAGAAGAGTTTGAGATCATCAGGAAAAATTTTCCTTACCTCGGCAAGTTTGACGAACTGGACCAAAACCAGTGGGTTTATCAAGACATCTGTCCAGTTTATCTGGAGTAATTATTTTCCCTCATTTGTCAAAGTCTACAGTACAGTAAAGGTCCcatctttctctttttcattttcactcGCAGGGATTGTAAAATTAGTCGTGAGGAGATGATTGAGTACTTCACAAAGGCGAGCTCCTTACAGAACTGCAAGATGGGTTTTGTTCACACGTTTACAGAGACAAGCAGCGTCAAGCCTTCATTTTGTCAGCACTGCTCTCGTTTGGTGAGTACATGATTTATTTGGGGCTCGAACTCTTTATCTTCATCTCTGACGTGATGGCAACCCACACATGAGATGAAATAAGATCTTTTTAGCATCATGAGAAACAGACATCCAGatctgtatttatttcaaaaagcaCATAATGCCTATTTTATTATCGCTCGTAAGACAGAACGTGTTTACGGCTTGCATTCGTTCATATTTGTCTTTGCTGTCAGAGGTTTATGGTGCTTGTGCGTTTTTGTGGCGCGAGTGCAGCGGGGTTGTGTTTAAGGGTGTGTCTGTGGGAAAGATGTTGTTATGTTCACAGTTGGTAGTTGGGTGTAGATAGTAACCACTTCCTATTTTCTAATTTCCTGTCAAGATCCACCCCAGCAGAGAACCTGTTTTCCTTTTTCTACAGTGTTTTTGTTGAACCGTTTTTGACAAGCTTTTTTCCATTAAGTTAAAGGAACACTCagcctatgttttttttttttcattaataagtttttttttcaaatgtaaagatgaagacatttatgcaactaaacaataaacaaattctattttaattttgtagaaagctaaattaaatatactatattaactcgaaagtttggggttaatttttaatttaatatttcaatgttaataatgtaatatttaatatttaatattaataatataaattagtaTTAGTAGTTTATTAGTctatttgcatatttgcataattagcattttgtaattgaataaaaagtaattaaaaatgaataaaattgataaaataaaattattttatcaattttattcatttttaattacttttattcaattacaaaatgctaattatgCAAATATCAGATATACTTATAGTTAATATTCTAAAGatattttatatcttttataaatacaatatattagaataatcaaattaattatatttaacacaattattttaatctgttttaatagtatgtggaaaatatatgtttatttataaataaaatgtacaaggcacttttcaattaaaaaatgtaaatgaataatataaaaatataataatttatattgttatcatgatgatgtgtgtgtgtgtattatgcAAACAACAGATATATTTTACTTATAGTTAATATTctacaaataaattattcaaaatgtttgataaataaaatatagacaaAATTTATgcaattaaacaataaacatattttcattttgtagaaagctaaattaaaaactctgtaaaaaatttttttggggttaatgctttatttttaatttaatatttcaatacttaaattaaaactattcttagtaaagatgcattaaattgatcaaaagtgacagtaaagacatttataatgttacacaacatttcaaattctattcatcaagaaaTCCTTGTATagacatatataataaaaaatatatatttcacaaattttactatatttttcagtttactATATAATGAGCTAAACAAAAGCacccaaaatgcattttaaaaatgttccatgttttattttgatttatctaTGTATGCTAATTCTTGCAGATATGGGGATTTTACAAACAGCGATGCAAGTGCAAAGGTATGAAACCAAATGTAGCCCATAACTCTGTCTTTTTCTTGTGTAAATGTGGCATGGTGAtcctcctgtgtgtttttcagtgtgtgggGTGAGCTGTCATAAAGACTGTTGCAGTCGTTTGACCATTGAGTGCCGTAAGCGAGCGCAGAGCGTCAGTTGTCACAATGACGTTTCCTTTAAGGCCACACGCTCTTTCAGCTTCCCGCCTCCCTCCAGCACAGAGCCGATAGCAGAGACCCCGGGTAAATGCACATTTATACACAAGCGTACttgaacacaacacacacacacatgataCACTATATAATCAAACACCTGCAGGTAAGTAAGGTCCAAAACAGAAATATGGaattcaaaatttaattataatttaaatttaacatattttaaaatatttttccagtgagccattttttccctcaaaatgatattcatttttaatgaatttttattcaattatataatatcctacaaatacaataaaatattataaatattttataaataaaatcaaataaattagaattatcaaaaatattttactgtaatgtgCAAGTATTGTCATGTtcttacaatgaaaaaaaaaagtaaattttatcaattttattaatctttttttaattacaaaaatgctaattatgcaaaaaaaaagcagatatATTTTACTTAGAGCTAATAttctacaaataaaataaaatattcaaaatattttctaaataaaataaaataaatttgaataatcaaaacaatattactgtaaatgtacatgtattttCATGTCCTTACAATGAATTATATGTAACACAattatttaatctatttaaataataagtagaaaatatgttttatgaacaaaatgaatttatgaacataaattttttcttatattaattttttttatgtataaagtTATTCtgatacaatttaaaaaatataatatgatgacatatatatatatatatatatatatatataaagtaaattattttatttaattttgaattatttttatttaattacaaaatgctaattatgcaaaaaaaaaaacagaaatattttacttagaGCTAATAttctacaaataaaataaaatattcaaaatattttatataaataaaataaattagaataatcaaaacaattttactgtaaatgtattttcatgtccttacaaattattatatttaacacaATTATTTAATCCATTTTAATAGTAAGTAGAAAACATATGTtctttatgaataaaaagtacaaggcacttttcaattaaaaacatgtaaattaataatataaaaagtaaattatttgatcaattttagtcatttttaattatatttattaaattagaaaaatgctaattatgtaaataacagatatattttacttatagctaattttttacaaataaaataaaatattcataatattttataaataaaataaaaaagttggaataatcaaaactattttactgtaaatgtacatgtattttCATGTCCTTACAATGAATTATATGTAACACAattatttaatctattttaataataagtagaaaatatatgtttttataaacaaaatgaatttatgaacatattttttttgtttttcttacattatttttttttaaatgtattaagttATCctgatataatttttaaaaatataattgcaatttatattattgatgacatatatatatatatatatatatatatatatatatatatatatatataaacacacatacaaacatacatacagtatataataaattattttataaattttatttcatttttaattatttttatttaattgcaaattATGCAAATATCAGCTAAATTTTACCAATAGCTAATATtctataaatacaataaaatatttcaaatattttatgaataaaacaaaaaataaaataaattagaataatcAAAGCTATTTTGCTGTAAATGTACATGCACTGTCTTGTCCTTAcggagaaaataaaaattaaataatgaaaaaaaaaattaaaagtacgTTTTGTCACGTTGAATGTTATAGTGaaaattagaattatttaaactatttaaattggAAAATTGTAAAGCATTTTACTAGTGATCATTGGACCCCATTATACAGCACATAGGCTACTGCAGTAGAATCCCTATCCTGTCTAATGCACTGTACTATTTGTCTATTCAAAGAGTAAACAATGATAATAACTCGCAGTGACTTGAGTGACACGTTCCCAGCCTTTTATTCTCTCTCTGTACCTCCACAGTCATCACAGACGGCTCTCAGGAGGAACAAGATGAGGTTTTTGATGTCCACCTTTGATGAGGTTCGAAAAGAAGATGTATAAAGCCAACACATTCACCTGGTGGTTGAGAGCTTTTTCATTAAGAACAGAAATCCATCACCTGGCATTAGATACGTTCCTGTCCTCCTCATTTTCATAGGAACATCCCGGGGCAAATCCATAAGCAAGCACAGCACCAGTGACAGAGCtgcactgtgtgtgtttgttcatgcGTTTGTTGTCCAAGGTGATCCGTTCTCTTGAACTCTCCTTTGCTGTGATCTCTTATGGGGTTTTGGTCTGAAAATAGCACATACATTtcaaacaaataagaaaaaatcaCCAGCTAAGTTGCAACAAATATTTGAAgaggttttatatatttttactgatttagtttttctttaaaGTTCAGTTTTCATCCCCTTAGTagaattaaaggattagttcatttcagaattaaaacttcctaataatttactcacccccatgtcatccaagatgttcatgtcttttttcctcagtccaaaaaaaattaaggtttttgaggaaaccattccctttttttatatagtggacttcatggAGACCAacaggttgaaagtccaaattgcaccTTGAAAGGACTCTACGGTGCCTTTATTCATATTAGAGATTTCTAATATGGTGCCTGTCACTAgtagttttaataatgttaaaaaggtttaatatttatgaattagattACAAACTTGTGAGTGCAGTGCACTTCTGAATGGCTGTGATATGTGAGTGATTCTTACTGCACTGTCGTGTCGCTTCTTGCGTGAACAGCCAAATTGCTTGTCGTGTCGCATGTAGTTAGGACATGGtgtaagggtcttatctttttaaccacaaatgctcatcttgcactagctggacttcacgcattacgtaatcacattaaAAAGATCACGCATGACGTAGCTGGAAATACCGTCtctgtgtttacaaagcaaacatgcaaagaaagtcaaacgccctttacaaaaaaaggtcaaagaacgatgtcggacgattttgaagttgcaggagaaaatgagaaaatgaagCTTTTCACCCTCCCCTACATTtttgaaccaaaatacacagacgagctaagaactaaccacgcgtgAACTTGTTTACGTAAGTCATGGACGTGCATTTTTGGTTATacagtttaaaggggtcatcagatgcccattttctacaagttgatatgattctttagggtcttaatgaaaagtctataatatactttggttgaaattctcaatggttgtgtaagacaacaccctttttaccttgccaaaatcagctctgcaaaaatcatcccattgtGAGGGAtcgctcctttaaatgcaaatgagctctgagGTCTCAAGAAAATAGCACAATAAATAGCAcaattttctgtttctatttggcATGTTATTCATAGGCTGAAATTGACTTTGGCTTGCATTTGATATGCATGTGTTTGACGTGCATATAATACGCAGTTTTCGTGTGCATATTATATGCATCGACCCCATGCACTATCATGAGATCGGGTGACAGAAGTGCCAGTACGCACGAAAAAGTGCCAGTACGCAAAAGGCTAAAATACAGAAGTGCTGGTACTGCGTACCGGTGTGTACCGGCCCACTTCAAGAACtgattctgagggattgttcctttaaatgcaaatgagctctgctcgccccgcccccctcttctctctgtggagtgacgagctgcttgag encodes:
- the rasgrp2 gene encoding RAS guanyl-releasing protein 2, translating into MESVSSDQSASVDELVEACIKAFDNEGVLKEPSLVRMFLTMHPWYLSSSDLAKKLLHKSQEQDCSANRQSQICHLVKYWISEFPAEFDLNPALAEQIRGLKERLEQNGDVRRSLLIDIDSIPSYEWRRQLDETVQKKRKTSLLFDHLDASTLAEHLTYMEYKSFCKILFQDYHSFVMHGCTVDNPILERFITLFNSVSQWIQIMVLSKPTAQQRATVISEFIKVAQRLLQLQNFNTLMAVVGGLSNSSIARLKDTQALIGSETRKVFDGLVELVTSSGNYSRYRQRFSECSGFRFPILGVHLKDLIAVHVALPDWFDPEKTRVNLTKTHQLYAILEELALIQSTPPSIEANSDLLNLLIVSLDQYHSEDEIYQLSLQREPRSIKLSTSSSKSQSPLIERWASSVKPKADPAIINKHIEKMVESVFQNFDTDGDGYISQEEFEIIRKNFPYLGKFDELDQNQDCKISREEMIEYFTKASSLQNCKMGFVHTFTETSSVKPSFCQHCSRLIWGFYKQRCKCKVCGVSCHKDCCSRLTIECRKRAQSVSCHNDVSFKATRSFSFPPPSSTEPIAETPVITDGSQEEQDEVFDVHL